DNA sequence from the Acipenser ruthenus chromosome 20, fAciRut3.2 maternal haplotype, whole genome shotgun sequence genome:
AGCTCGTACTCTGAAAGAAACAGAGACGCTGAGAGGCTGACAGctagtgccacacacacacactgctacacacactgcaatacactgctgcaacacactgctacacacacacactgctacacacacacactgcaatacactgctacacacacactgcaatacacagctacacacacacacacacacagcaacacacactgcaatacactgctacacacacacacacacacacatctacacacactgcaatacactgctacacatgcacacacagctacacgcacacacagctacacacactgctacacactgcaatacactgctacacacacacacactgcaacaccccactgctacacacacactgctacacacacaccctgctacACATAAACCctgctacacacacactgttacacaCACCCTGCTACACCCCACAgctagacacacacactgctacacacactgctacacccacaccacacccacacacgcacacttGTTTCTGTACTCACTCCCTTCTCCGTCCCTCACTCTGGGTCCAGCAGGGACAGACTCAGAGACAGATTCGGCTGCAGAGCGTCCCTCTGAAATGTCCATCGCATCCAGATCGTCGATGTGGCTGAAGATCCAGTCCACTGCTCTCTCCAGCGAGTTACTCTGAGAGAGGACAGCAGAAGAGACACCTCAACTACATCTACCACAACCCGCTGCTGCAcagtattgtattgcagtgtagaGCAGAGCAGTGTATAGCAGTGtagagcagtgcagtgcagtgtagaGCAGTGCAGTGTAGAGCAGTGCAGAGTAAATCACCCATCTGGAAAGGAGGGGGGATTGCggcgcggtgaggaggaggaggggggattgcggagcggtgaggaggaggaggaggaggatgggggattgcggcgcggtgaggaggaggaggggggattgcggagcggtgaggaggaggaggaggaggaggatgggggattgcggcgcggtgaggaggaggaggggggattgcggagcggtgaggaggaggaggaggaggatgggggattgcggcgcggtgaggaggaggaggggggattgcggagcggtgaggaggaggaggaggaggaggatgggggATTGCAGCGCGgttaggaggaggaggaggaggaggaggaggatgggggATTGCAGCGCGgttaggaggaggaggaggaggaggaggatgggggATTGCAGCGCGgttaggaggaggaggaggaggatgatggggGATTGCGGCGCGgttaggaggaggaggaggaggatgatggggGATTGCGGCGCGgttaggaggaggaggaggaggaggaggaggaggaggaggatgggggATTGCGGCGCGGTTAGGAGGAGGATGGGGGATTGCGgagcggtgaggaggaggaggaggatgatggggGATTGCGGCGCGGttaggaggaggaggggggattgcggcgcggtgaggaggagggggaggaggaggaggaggaggaggaggaggagggggaggagggattgcagagctttgcatctccacttaatgaaaaactgcgagatttgcatcgcaacagaaaacaagtaagccacagatgcttaaatgcagtggttgtcctgacagtaaaatactgtactgtgatgtcattttaattcaaaggccattacatgtaacaccgcatggcagttaaactaggcaccctcacgagacaatTGCTTCTCAAGtataatgtagtaaaataggattctgcagccttgagtaaacataatcgtgatgcTATAATAAGCTGCTTACCCCTGAGgatttgttttgatgtattgtcctcagtgagcaccattgacatctgtatactgtatttaaactgccgACATGCTTTTGCTAATTGTGGGTAGTGTCgttctgtgcagtgcagtgtgggtagTGTAGTTCTGTGCAGTGTGGGTATAGTGCAGTGTGGGTAGTGTAgttctgtgcagtgcagtgtgggtagTGTAGTtctgtgcagtgctgtgtgggTATAGTGCAGTTCTGAGCAGTACAGTTCTCTGTGTTACTCACTGTGGCTCTCAGCGCCCTACTGGCCTGGTCTCTGGAGAAGCCCATGGAGATGATGGTTGCTAGGTGCTCCTCCGAAGGGGGCGGGTCTGGAGTGCCCTGTGGAGTGGGCATGTCGGTGGGGGCGGGGCTAAAACCCGGCAGCACCAAGGGGGCGGAGAAATCTGGAGTTCATtaccataaaaaaacaaatatgagaAATGAATCCAAATTGTACTAATCCAGTCACTGGGCTTTTCTGGGGCCCCGCCCCAGACACAGACGGGTTTACCTGGGTCATCCATGTGAGTCATCACCCAGTTCATGGCAGCCTCGGCCCCAGTGTTCCCAGTATAGAAGACAGCTTTGCGGCAGGCCTCCACTGGGAATCCCATCTCAGCCAGCTGAGTGATCACAGACTCATCCAGGACAGGAGCTGAGAGCAGAGAGGACAGAAACATTGGAGATACGGGACCCCACCTCACACAACCCCCTGCGACGGGACCCCACCTCCCACAACCCCCCGCGACGGGACCCCACCTCCCACAACCCCCCGCGACGGGACCCCACCTCCCACAACCCCCCGCGACGGGACCCCACCTCCCACAACCCCCCGCGACGGGACCCCACCTCCCACAATCCCCCGCGACGGGACCCCACCTCCCACAACCCAAatagaggagagagggacagacagaggagacagagggacagacagacagagagactaaCAGTTCGGAGTGGAGAGCAGTGGAGAGCAGAGTGAATCGTCTTCCTCTGTGTTGCTAAGGAAACCACCCAGGCTACCTTTGACCTCGACGTCTGGTGTAATGAGAGAGGGCGGGGCCAGGTCTGGgagctcctcctcccctggctgtAGCCCCGCCCCTCGGAGGGAGGAAACATCCAGGGAGTCCGGCATCTCGATCGACACATCTGAAACAACCAAACACAGTGAAACAACCAAACACCACGGGGAAAGCCCTGTACAAACTACATGGAAGCCAGAGCCAAGATAGCCGACACAGGCCTTCagttacactgatgaaggcactagagcccaaacgcgtGTCTGCTCATCAGTATGAGGGTCCATGCTATAACACAGTtttgtgtgacagacagacagggggacCCCCTCACCCAGTTTTTTGGGGACCCAGTCGAGTCCAAAGGTGAACTTCTTGATCTGAATGACCAGGTAGTCTGGGAAGGAGGCGAAGCGTGTGGTCCTGCGGAGAGAAAAGAGAGTCCCTATTGATCACTGATTATTACAGGACAGTCAGTATTGATCACTGATTATTACAGGACACAGTCACTATTGATCACTGATTATTACAGGACAAGCTATTCACTCTGATCACAGCAGCATGGAGTGTTACTCACTGTGGAGTATTCCTCTCACTTGGTGGTCACGCTCTAGCCCTGTAGCGCAGAGTCACATACAGAGGGGTATTGATTATTGATAGATTATTGATAACTGGTCTCACTTGCTGGCCATGCTCTTTGCCTGCAGGGCCGAGCTCCAGAATTCCTCCAGGGTCTCAGGCTCACTGAGCGCGCTCAGACAGGCAGCGAACGGGATATGGGCGCGCACCAGCTCAGGGGGAGGGGCCTTGGCAAGTTCTGCCTCCTTTTTCTTCTGCTCGTACTCACTCAGCTCCTCTGAGaggaaaaaaatagtaataataataatactaatactatagcagtctccgcatataggaacacctcctaaaaaAACACCCTTGCATTAAAACagattttccccattgtaaatgctccgtcTAAAGGAACAGGGACTTCGCttaaagaacacctttttggcaccgctagcgattcgttcacaagtgatacagtactgtttgtaacctgataactcatcatcatcaaacttaaattgaaatggtgtattcagtcttttcaaatgtgacttgtcatcgagagtcttgaggcacactgattggtttattaactgTTGTCATGTtgttgcctcgttttgtattcttttGAGTTCCACAAGAGCCCCTCGTCGCTACAAAGTGACATGTAAGCTAACAGCGAaacgcgccgctgtttctcttgctagaaaaagttggaaattgttcgagctcctcAAACAAACCTGAAATCAGACACCAAGTCACCAAGTAAATTTGgcgtttcccgttctggtgagctGCTTCACATTCTGTTAAatcattttgtgcatgtcttgaatattgctcctgtacatgtattcacATTTAATCTAGAGCAGCTGCTgcatttttactgtatgtaaggtgctgtgttaatttagtttgccagttagtttattatagtttatttccctacacttgcctattgcttttctcttacttattcagtccatttcatatgttgatgcacatttgtatttattgattcgtattgtgattggccttggcatattgtgaCCGTTGACCGAGGGGTCTTGTCTTAGCCGGAAACTGCTGTATATCCCACACATATACATTCACATAGACTCAAAACACAGAGAGAAAGATCCATTAATACAGACAGTCTCACTCAACTAAGCTCCTCTGAGGAAAtaagacaggcacacacatacactgtacatacatacatattagtAAAGATCATTACTGCTCCAGGGGCACAGGCAGCTGCAGCAGGGACTCTGCTCGCTGGGTGTATTtcacctcccctctcccctcctctcccctcaccCTTGTTGGTTGCGTGGTCCAGGGGCACAGGCAGCTACAGCATGGACTCTGCCCGCTGGGTGTATTtcacctcccctctccccccctctcccctcaccctCATTGGTGGCGTGGTCCAGGGGCACAGGCAGCTGCAGCAGGGACTCTGCCCGCTGGGTGTATTtcacctcccctctccccccctctcccctcaccctCGTTGGTGGCGTGGTCCAGGGGCACAGGCAGCTGCAGCAGGGACTCTGCCCGCTGGGTGTATTtcacctcccctctccccccctctcccctcaccctTGTTGGTGGCGTGCTCCAGGGGCACAGGCAGTTGCAGCAGGGACTCTGCCCGCTGGGTGTATTTCACTTTGTCAGACTGCAGGCAGTGGATCCGCTCCTCAACCAGGAACCGGAACGACTCTGACGGACAATCAGAGGAACGGCAATACCgctgagggggagagagagagagagagagagaaaaagagaggggggagagagaaaaaaagaaaaggaggagagagagagagagagagagagagagagagagagagagagagattgtgagCAGCAGTATGATGCTGTAATTTTAATTTTACTGGAAATAGTttgagataaataaataattacataactATACAAATGAGACACTGAACATTCTAAAAACTCAGAACAAAGTGAACACCGATCTAAGGTAAGATCTGAAAtatgaaaaacacaaaataaataaataaataaataaataaataaataaaaataaataaataaataagccgtCACAAAATGGAGGGAACTCTCGATACACAGGCTACCAGCCGCTCGCTCCAGAAAATGTCAGAGAACATCTTCGAGATTAATGTACTCGACTGATTTAAAAACAGCTTAGAGATTAATGTACTCGACTGATTTAAAAATggacacaaataaaaaaagcctttaaaaacCAAGAGAGAATCCAAAGATATTAAAAATCGCTTAACTTTTCCGAAACTGATGACGAGAGAGTGAAGACCAATCTCGTACTGTAACGTTACACCTGGTACAGCGGGTATCGGAAAAAAGCCTTTGACAGGGCCGgtgctttaaaaacacacagaaacgGGGATCGGTAAAAGAACACAGATTAGTGTGAGCGAAGAGGACGCTGGCTGTACTCATAATAAACATTGACAGTAATGCACAGTCCCGATCCAGGGAAATGAAGACAGCCTCTCCACTGAGCGCTCATTCCCCTTAATCAAACTCTGCTTCATCAGGCTCTCCTCCAGCGGACTGTGACACCACCCACCCACCCTTctccggtttaaaaaaaaaacgctgtttGTTCTCAAGCATCTCTGCTTTGCTGAACACTCGCTCGCTCGGGACCgatgttgcagggatacttaacatggtctttgccaaggctgctagCTGGGAAAGCGTTTCTGGTTATTTTTTCCACCAGATCAGGGGATCTTTGCTGATGTTTAATGGCGTTTCAGAAGCATACATCGTCATCTCTTGAAGTAGTGTGTGTCTGTTGCTGTCCAcgaagtaacaattccattgcttgtgcggtctttgttttctttttaacaggtaagtcctctgtgctgcacgatttctgtcattttcgaggttgtcctccaccagcctcactagtttggaagaGAGTGCTTCAGACACGCGGGCTTTGGCCTCTTGGGATAGGAAATCCAGATGGCGAAATCGTGGggtcaagaaatgacacaaaacgcagtggcataacctcattacttgggtcattcagctgatgtaaacaaaatcGCTGAGACAAATTACGCACTAGCTTATCTCTCAAACTCTGTAACTGGAATTAGCAAATCGGTTGATTAAATAAGACTGTGTCTCCCCTTCATCAGGAGCTTCAACTGTTGCAAGTGGGTACAAAGAACTAGCCCTAATGTTTTTCTCtgcactcaaaagtactgtagccaGTTCGAATGGCTGTAGTAGAGGTAGTATCTCAGCCATTAGCTTCCACGGCTCAGTTGTGAGATCTAAAGTAGCTGTGTCAGACTTTTTGGTCAAATCTGGGtttgacaaaacagcaataacTGGCCATTTCAATTCAATAAGGtgttcaaacatataataaacagtgttccaccttgtttgtaggtcctgtattaacttgagaggtgctttttctgtgttcatcatttctgtttgtttcctatttaaagcgCTTGTTGCCatctcactctttttaaaatgtgcaaccagtctccttgctgctgccacGTATGGACTTGTCGTACATCCTCCAGGCTTTTCTGAATGTagagatttatattgtgccctgcacagctcacacTTGCCACGCTACCAAAATGTAACACAGCACACTCGCAGAAAGCAAAGACATTGCTCTGCACACGTTGGAAGCGTTGTCATGAAACACAAGCTATTATGTTATAGCCACTTCAAACTCTATCTGATTGATCGctctgctaaattcacagctgtgtgtctctcgtgtaatttacgtgtcgctaatacttttgactcgagTTCCCAGTTTTGCTGATGTAAAGACAGATGCCTGTTAAAAACGTTTCTTGTGTCATGCTTGTCCATATatcggtagtgatggacattgaatcacactcctgacttaaatcctgtctatgcttttcctttgcacgtttgtgatccagagtaatgaatCTGGAGATTGTATTTCGACAGGGCATTTCATAACCCGGAGCAAGATTCGCACTCAGATTTTTAaacgcagctccctctactatactaacaggGCTCATGtcttgtgtgacaacatccactatcaggcctgttatttcttttgcgCTGACGCTTTTTGGATCCACTTTCTTTCCACaataagctgtcactgaaggcgttgcttccttctgttttttacttgtgttcccgCTGTCTGTATTTTGTAAACGATTGTAAAGTATCTTACTAAACGATCCCGCAGGTTGGTGGTATTTCCACAAaagctcattaaaactccacaaacagcacattttacatttccattttgttcttttgtaaaaaaaaaaaaaaaaaaaaaaaagaaaagaaacttccAAACATCTGAcggcattatttaaaattaaattcaaaATCTAACTAGCAAAATCTGATCCTGAAATGCAGCCTTCCTCTAGTCtctagttttttttggttttttgtcaCACTTATTATTCTGAAAACGTACGTGCTGCGTAGTGGgcggggagttttttttttgttttgtttgtttaattattatttcaaggaaccaaaggaaaggcaaggaataagactgtatatttaaattttaataaaaaacgttcctattaatgaactgatagatgcgttttttttttttttttcaaccatcgATGGTTATTTTATCGTTTTATACACAACACCCAGCGACAGCACATTCTAATCCTGCTGGAGACGTGGCTGGACAGAGAAGCAGAGACACGCTGTCCTGCAGGCTACAGGGAGCTCCGTGTGCCCGAAGTCAGGACACAAAGGCGAGGCTGGCACTGCGGGGGGTGCTGCTGTGGCCCAGCATGTCACCCCTGTGAAGAAAGGCCCCTCACTGTGTTGAGAATACCAGGACAACTGCTCCTCTGTGCTCTGTACCTGCCCCCTGCCCGTCCACTCCCCCAAACGggacccacctctccacccttcAGCACGAAACAGCCCCTTCCAGACACAGGGCAAGACCCTTCTGTTTGGGGACTTCGATGCCCGGACAGGTAGAGGACTAGACTTCATTCCCACAGAGGGAAACAGGCACATATTTAgagataatataaaaacacaactaaAACCCAGAAAGAGCTACGAGAGACAGATAAACAGCGGTAGGAAGAAACTACTAGAGCTGTGAAAAAGCCGAGGCCTGTGCATAGTGAATGGGAGAGGAGAGGCGACTCTCTAGGCAGATTTACGTTTAACCCCCCACTGGGCAGCAGTGCCATAGACTACGCCATAAGAGACCTAGACGTCATTGATATCAATGCAATGACAGTTAGACCACAATCTTACCTATCAGACCCACTGCCAAATCGTCCTCTACCTAAAGAAAACCTCGAAACCTACCCATAGTAACCCCCCTACAaacctccctaaccctaaccacactgAGAATACAGAGCCACTCTCAGACACATGCAACACACACTGACCCGGATCGACGAGGCCATTGATGACAACTCCTTCTGGCAAACCTGGAACAAACTGAAACCTAACAATGACACACCCCATAGCAATCCAAAATGGACACACCTGGACAGAACATTTCCAACACCTATATAAAGGAATCCAAACTGAAGCCCTTACACCAAGGTAAAAATAAATTCTGAATAAACTGACTCCCTGGAGGCAATAATTAAAGATTACCAACCCCCCCCTAGACACCCCCATTACCATTGAGGAGATCAGAGAAAATATTTCCAAACTGAAGCCCAGGAAAGCCAGCGGCCCTGATCAGATCCTCAGTGAGATGTGGAGACACAGCAGCTCTGATCAGATCCTCAGTGAGATGCGGAGACACAGCAACCCTGATCAGATCCTCAGTGAGATGCGGAGACACAGCGGCCCCCGATCAGATCCTCAGTGAGATGCAGAGACACAGCAGCCCCGATCAGATCCTCAGTGAGATGCGGAGACACAGCGGCTCTGATCAGATCCTCAGTGAGATGCGGAGACAGAGTGGCCCCGATCAGATCCTCAGTGAGATGCAGAGACAGAGTGGCCCTGATCAGATCCTCAGTGAGATGTGGAGACAGAGCGGCCCTGATCAGATCCTCAGTGAGATGCAGAGACAGAGCTGCCCTGATCAGATCCTCAGTGAGATGTGGAGACAGAGCGGCCCTGATCAGATCCTCAGTGAGATGTGGAGACACAGCAGCCCTGATCAGATCCTCAGTGGGATGTGGAGACACAGCAGCCCTGATCAGATCCTCAGTGAGATGTGGAGACACAGCAGCCCCGATCAGATCCTCAGTGAGATGTGGAGACACAGCGGCTCTGATCAGATCCTCAGTGAGATGCGGAGACACAGCGGTTCTGATCAGATCCTCAGTGAGATGCGGAGACACAGCAAGCAGCCCTGATCAGATCCTCAGCTCCAAGCAGGAATTGGTGTATTCGGAGACACAGTGCAAAGTAAAAAtagaacagaacaaaacaaacaggtttCTTTAGGCAGGAGAGAGGAGTGTGACAGGGCTGCAGCCTCAGCCCCACTCTCTTAGCATTTCTATCAATGATCTGCCTGGTCTGTTAGAGCAAGCGCCCACCCCAGCCCTGTCGCTGGACCCCCCCCAACAGTGAAGAGTCTGCTGTACGCAGATGACTTGGTCATCCTATCCCCCACACAGGAGGCTCTACAGCATAGCCTGGCACTGCTGAAGACATACTGAGCAACATGGAGGTCAACCCgaacaaaaccaaaaatcaggattttacaaaaaaaaaaaaaaaagacaaaaaacaaccAGAAAAAATTAATTCCCTGcccacacacaccagcatcaaCATCCACAATAGCCCTGACACTGAGCccagggggggagggagaggggagaggaaaggggaggagagggagggaaaggagaggaaaggggagggagggagggagggagaggagaggaaaggggagggaggggaggagggagggaggagactTATATAATGATTCTTCTCAGCTAAGGCAGTTCAAAACCCAACAtagacacagtgagacacacagacagacagaggctcacacacacatacaaacagacagacagacagacagacagacagacacactcacctCGACCATGTTGACGAAGTGCAGTAGGAATTCCTGGGCGTCTTGCTGCCGATTGGTGGAGAATTCAGGGTGCCCCTTCCCAACCAGAGACTTGAACATTCGGGGGGCTATGCCCTCCTGATCCCCCTATCACAGTGAGAGAGAAGCTGTTTATATGGGGTCATTTATTAAGGAGTCACTCAGTAGAGTTCAGCTCCAGCTCACCTTGGGCTCTGTGCTGGGGCCCCCCTCGCTCCACCCCTCGGCCGGCCTGCTGTACTCCCCAGAGAGCAGCCCGTGACCCAGCTTCGCCCTGCAACACACAACCAATCCAGCAGCTTCAGCACAGGAGCCTCCAGATACATCCAAAACTGAATGGAGACCTGCTGCCCAATCAGCAATACTGTAGATAACAACAACCCTGCCGTCACTGTGCCCACGCCCACCGCGCTGTGACCGCGCCCCCTCTGTGCCCACGGCCACCCCGCCGCGACCCTGTACCCCGCTGTGACCACGCCCCCTGACGAccctgccaccccccccccccccccccgctgtgaCCACGCCTCCCTGCAACCCTGCCCCCGTGCTGACAGTCTCTCTTACACTTGTGTTCTGAAATCCTGAGTCGGGTCTGTTGGGGCATCTTGGTAAATTTTCTCCAAATTCGCAACATACCTGAAAACAACAAGATATATTCCATCAATACAGACACACTGCACTCCACCACCACTCCCCTCCCCCACCTACCTCAAATCCtcccaccctcctcctcctcctccctcttctccccctcctcctcccccctcttctccccctcctcctcccccctcttctccccctcctcctccctccccctctcctcctcctccgctccttcctcctctcccccctctcctcctcctcctcctcctctcccccgctcctccctcccctcccccctctctcctctcccccgctcctccctcctctcccccccctcaCCTACCTCaaaccctcccctcccccctcccctcctccctcctcccccgctcctccctcctctcccccccctcaCCTACCTCaaaccctcccctcctcccccaccctcctccctcctctcccccccttcctcttccctcccctctcccctctcactcaCTTGCTCTGGAAGTCCGGCACACTGAACAGCACCTGCATCACGGAGTTCAGGTAGCAGCTGTTGCCCAGGTTCTTCATGCCGGTGTACCCCGGGCCGCAGAGAGGCTGCAGCGCACCCCCCGACTCCTGGATCACCTCCCACTCCCCGATGCGCTGGTTCATATCGATCTCCAGCTCCGTCATTGTCTTGTCAGTCTGAATGGAAAATCAATCAGTCACTATACACAGATACACAAGAATCAGACAAGACCCCCTCCACACAGACCCATACAGAATCAgtcactatacacacacacacacagaggaatccAGACGAGACCCGCTCCACGCAGACCCATACAGACTCAgtcactatacacac
Encoded proteins:
- the usp5 gene encoding ubiquitin carboxyl-terminal hydrolase 5 isoform X2; translation: MADLNEVLLSVLSTIRVPKPGDRVHKDECAFSFDSPESEGGLYVCMSTFLGFGKQFVERHYRKTGQRAYLHIKRTRKPEEEGGSGSGDPPRKKPTRLAIGVEGGFEVSSEHAQFEEEVKLVILPERLEVTSEDLSSMPDVVRERVSLSLSGILSSDSASHQDEVQQWDGEVRLVSKHAAGLQQLDSGLRIPPSGWRCQVCDLDENLWMNLTDGAILCGRRYFDGSGGNNHAMQHYRETGFPLAVKLGTITPAGADVYSYDEDDMVLDPGLPAHLAHFGIDMMQMQKTDKTMTELEIDMNQRIGEWEVIQESGGALQPLCGPGYTGMKNLGNSCYLNSVMQVLFSVPDFQSKYVANLEKIYQDAPTDPTQDFRTQVAKLGHGLLSGEYSRPAEGWSEGGPSTEPKGDQEGIAPRMFKSLVGKGHPEFSTNRQQDAQEFLLHFVNMVERYCRSSDCPSESFRFLVEERIHCLQSDKVKYTQRAESLLQLPVPLEHATNKEELSEYEQKKKEAELAKAPPPELVRAHIPFAACLSALSEPETLEEFWSSALQAKSMASKTTRFASFPDYLVIQIKKFTFGLDWVPKKLDVSIEMPDSLDVSSLRGAGLQPGEEELPDLAPPSLITPDVEVKGSLGGFLSNTEEDDSLCSPLLSTPNSPVLDESVITQLAEMGFPVEACRKAVFYTGNTGAEAAMNWVMTHMDDPDFSAPLVLPGFSPAPTDMPTPQGTPDPPPSEEHLATIISMGFSRDQASRALRATSNSLERAVDWIFSHIDDLDAMDISEGRSAAESVSESVPAGPRVRDGEGKYELFAFISHMGTSTMCGHYVCHIKKEGRWVIYNDQKVCASEKPPKDLGYIYFYQRASS
- the usp5 gene encoding ubiquitin carboxyl-terminal hydrolase 5 isoform X1, which translates into the protein MADLNEVLLSVLSTIRVPKPGDRVHKDECAFSFDSPESEGGLYVCMSTFLGFGKQFVERHYRKTGQRAYLHIKRTRKPKEEEGGSGSGDPPRKKPTRLAIGVEGGFEVSSEHAQFEEEVKLVILPERLEVTSEDLSSMPDVVRERVSLSLSGILSSDSASHQDEVQQWDGEVRLVSKHAAGLQQLDSGLRIPPSGWRCQVCDLDENLWMNLTDGAILCGRRYFDGSGGNNHAMQHYRETGFPLAVKLGTITPAGADVYSYDEDDMVLDPGLPAHLAHFGIDMMQMQKTDKTMTELEIDMNQRIGEWEVIQESGGALQPLCGPGYTGMKNLGNSCYLNSVMQVLFSVPDFQSKYVANLEKIYQDAPTDPTQDFRTQVAKLGHGLLSGEYSRPAEGWSEGGPSTEPKGDQEGIAPRMFKSLVGKGHPEFSTNRQQDAQEFLLHFVNMVERYCRSSDCPSESFRFLVEERIHCLQSDKVKYTQRAESLLQLPVPLEHATNKEELSEYEQKKKEAELAKAPPPELVRAHIPFAACLSALSEPETLEEFWSSALQAKSMASKTTRFASFPDYLVIQIKKFTFGLDWVPKKLDVSIEMPDSLDVSSLRGAGLQPGEEELPDLAPPSLITPDVEVKGSLGGFLSNTEEDDSLCSPLLSTPNSPVLDESVITQLAEMGFPVEACRKAVFYTGNTGAEAAMNWVMTHMDDPDFSAPLVLPGFSPAPTDMPTPQGTPDPPPSEEHLATIISMGFSRDQASRALRATSNSLERAVDWIFSHIDDLDAMDISEGRSAAESVSESVPAGPRVRDGEGKYELFAFISHMGTSTMCGHYVCHIKKEGRWVIYNDQKVCASEKPPKDLGYIYFYQRASS
- the usp5 gene encoding ubiquitin carboxyl-terminal hydrolase 5 isoform X3; this translates as MADLNEVLLSVLSTIRVPKPGDRVHKDECAFSFDSPESEGGLYVCMSTFLGFGKQFVERHYRKTGQRAYLHIKRTRKPKEEEGGSGSGDPPRKKPTRLAIGVEGGFEVSSEHAQFEEEVKLVILPERLEVTSEDLSSMPDVVRERVSLSLSGILSSDSASHQDEVQQWDGEVRLVSKHAAGLQQLDSGLRIPPSGWRCQVCDLDENLWMNLTDGAILCGRRYFDGSGGNNHAMQHYRETGFPLAVKLGTITPAGADVYSYDEDDMVLDPGLPAHLAHFGIDMMQMQKTDKTMTELEIDMNQRIGEWEVIQESGGALQPLCGPGYTGMKNLGNSCYLNSVMQVLFSVPDFQSKYVANLEKIYQDAPTDPTQDFRTQVAKLGHGLLSGEYSRPAEGWSEGGPSTEPKGDQEGIAPRMFKSLVGKGHPEFSTNRQQDAQEFLLHFVNMVERYCRSSDCPSESFRFLVEERIHCLQSDKVKYTQRAESLLQLPVPLEHATNKEELSEYEQKKKEAELAKAPPPELVRAHIPFAACLSALSEPETLEEFWSSALQAKSMASKTTRFASFPDYLVIQIKKFTFGLDWVPKKLDVSIEMPDSLDVSSLRGAGLQPGEEELPDLAPPSLITPDVEVKAPVLDESVITQLAEMGFPVEACRKAVFYTGNTGAEAAMNWVMTHMDDPDFSAPLVLPGFSPAPTDMPTPQGTPDPPPSEEHLATIISMGFSRDQASRALRATSNSLERAVDWIFSHIDDLDAMDISEGRSAAESVSESVPAGPRVRDGEGKYELFAFISHMGTSTMCGHYVCHIKKEGRWVIYNDQKVCASEKPPKDLGYIYFYQRASS